In the genome of Nocardioides seonyuensis, one region contains:
- the atpD gene encoding F0F1 ATP synthase subunit beta: MTATINESAETTAGGSTGRIARVIGPVVDIEFPTDGMPAIYNALTCEFELSGETKTIILEVAQHIGDGMVRAISMKPTDGLVRGGQVIDTGESITVPVGDATLGKVFNTTGDVLNLEEGETFEPAERWGIHRKAPAFDQLESKTQMFETGIKVIDLLTPYVQGGKIGLFGGAGVGKTVLIQEMIARVAKDHGGVSVFAGVGERTREGNDLIVEMEEAGVLGQTALVFGQMDEPPGTRLRVALSALTMAEYFRDVKKQDVLLFIDNIFRFTQAGSEVSTLLGRMPSAVGYQPNLADEMGQLQERITSTRGHSITSLQAIYVPADDYTDPAPATTFAHLDATTELSREIASLGIYPAVDPLTSTSRILDPQYIGQAHYDCAIRVKQILQRNKELQDIIAILGVDELSEEDKIIVSRARRIQRFLSQNTYVAKQFTGIEGSTVPVADTIEAFNKIADGEYDHVAEQAFFMCGGLDDVEAKWAEIQKSL; encoded by the coding sequence ATGACTGCCACAATCAACGAGTCCGCAGAGACCACGGCGGGCGGCTCCACGGGCCGCATCGCGCGGGTCATCGGCCCGGTCGTGGACATCGAGTTCCCGACCGACGGGATGCCTGCCATCTACAACGCACTGACGTGCGAGTTCGAGCTGAGCGGCGAGACCAAGACGATCATCCTCGAGGTCGCCCAGCACATCGGCGACGGCATGGTCCGCGCCATCTCGATGAAGCCCACCGACGGCCTGGTCCGCGGCGGTCAGGTCATCGACACCGGCGAGTCGATCACGGTGCCGGTGGGCGACGCCACGCTCGGCAAGGTGTTCAACACCACCGGTGACGTCCTCAACCTCGAGGAGGGCGAGACCTTCGAGCCCGCCGAGCGCTGGGGCATCCACCGCAAGGCGCCGGCCTTCGACCAGCTGGAGTCCAAGACCCAGATGTTCGAGACCGGCATCAAGGTCATCGACCTGCTCACCCCCTACGTGCAGGGCGGCAAGATCGGCCTGTTCGGCGGCGCGGGCGTCGGCAAGACCGTGCTCATCCAGGAGATGATCGCGCGAGTCGCCAAGGACCACGGCGGTGTGTCGGTGTTCGCCGGCGTCGGTGAGCGCACCCGTGAGGGCAATGACCTCATCGTCGAGATGGAGGAGGCCGGAGTCCTCGGACAGACGGCCCTCGTCTTCGGCCAGATGGACGAGCCGCCGGGCACGCGTCTGCGCGTGGCCCTCTCGGCGCTCACGATGGCGGAGTACTTCCGCGACGTGAAGAAGCAGGACGTGCTGCTCTTCATCGACAACATCTTCCGCTTCACCCAGGCCGGCTCCGAGGTCTCCACGCTGCTCGGTCGCATGCCGTCCGCGGTGGGCTACCAGCCCAACCTCGCCGACGAGATGGGTCAGCTGCAGGAGCGCATCACCTCGACCCGCGGTCACTCGATCACCTCGCTGCAGGCGATCTACGTCCCCGCCGACGACTACACCGACCCGGCGCCGGCCACGACGTTCGCGCACCTGGACGCCACGACCGAGCTCTCGCGTGAGATCGCCTCGCTCGGCATCTACCCTGCGGTGGACCCGCTGACGTCGACCTCGCGGATCCTCGACCCGCAGTACATCGGCCAGGCCCACTACGACTGCGCGATCCGCGTGAAGCAGATCCTGCAGCGCAACAAGGAGCTCCAGGACATCATCGCGATCCTCGGTGTCGACGAGCTCTCCGAAGAGGACAAGATCATCGTCTCGCGGGCTCGGCGCATCCAGCGGTTCCTCTCGCAGAACACCTACGTCGCCAAGCAGTTCACCGGCATCGAGGGCTCGACCGTTCCGGTTGCCGACACCATCGAGGCGTTCAACAAG